AGGACTTGAATTATCAAACCAGAAACATCGTCGGCCGCTGCTATGTGCTAAGCCAAGATGTAACTCTTAAAAAATCAGTAGAAGATGGAGTGGAAGATGGAGGCAGCTGGCATTTTTGTCAATATCGGAACCCAGGCCATCAGCGGTTTGGCTCCTGCCAGCAGGGCATCTCTGTTGCATTCGACCTGGAACACCGCTATTTCATCTTTGGAGCTCCAGGAGCTTATAACTGGAAAGGTATCGTGTTTAGGTTAAACTTGCCACAGGCTGCAAGtcgttttagttagtttttaaaGACCAACTGAAAgctcttttgtctttattgtgcTTCTTATGCttgcttttattctttgtataactttgctttttgttgtacAGAgtgttgtgattttatttctgtgaaaatgACTTATTTACTTACGTACATACTTACTTTAGGCACCAGGACAGTTGAACAGATAGGATTTCTTTTCattataatttatgttttggaataattatgtatttttgagaatcaattaattattttgattgTTTCAACCATGGACGAATATGGGTCTTAAGTAATAgcatataaaacatgtttatgtttgatttgGTTAATTTAACTGGCTTTCCTTTTATAAGAGTGTTTTGACAAAAGGCTTCTGCAAGGGATtcagtaaaaatagaaaactagaATGCATAGAGATGTTTTTGGCTCCATATGCACCGCTCCCAGTTCCCATGGAGACGAATACAGTTTTATCTTATCATTACAAAAGGATTTGCGACAGATTCATTTTTGTgataaagctgcagtatgaaatgtttattaaaaaacatatatatattttattttatttttaatttttttttacatatttgttaaaattaccaccatgtcatgacagcaTAATAAgctgtgaaaagatcaaactCTTCCCAGTGGTACTGTTGCACAGctcaaagtaaaaacaaccaatcagagccaggaggagggtcttagcgttgTCAATTATCCTCATGTACTTGATATGCTAAAGGTGGATGAACATCTTTAGTTAGTACTGGGAACACAaggaaaaggcagaggagcaaatttttttcacagattattcaTTTCATACCATAGTATCACGACACCGTggcgttttgttttttcccttccagggttttttttttttttttgtgggctctagtgtcccttatttgaaagtaggctgaagggggaaggagaggggggaagacatgcggtaaatgtcaatgggtccgggaatcgaacccgcgacagccgcagcaaggactcaaggcctccaaacgtgggtcgcgctatcccctacgccaccacagcacgcctcATTGTGGCggttttaacaaacatgtaaaaaaacgattttttttgtaaaagtcatACACTGCAGTCTTAAGAGTTCAGTAGACTTTTGTAAGACATCAACTAATCTTGTCTCTTCTTTCCTTTGGTAtacttggttttgtttttttatttttattaaggcTTGGTGCACATGGAGCAAAGGAACGATTCTCTTTCTCTCCTGGGTTTATATAACGAGGTGGCAATGGAAACGGGAGGTGAGCAGGCGAGAAAAGCCAGTGACGTCCCTACTCCTGACAGCAGCTACTTGGGTAAAATTCTTGTGTTTTATCGTTATGTCagttataaatttttttattagctgatTTACCTTCCATGTTGTAAATTGTAACTATTTTGAACTCTGTTTTAGGTTTCTCCTTGGCTGTTGGACAAGCTTTGACCAACAAGGGTCAGCTGACGGTGGTGGCAGGAGCTCCCAGAGCTTACTACAGTGGAGCGGTGGTTCTGCTAAAGAAAGGCTCTAAGGATCGCGGAGACATGCTAGAGGAGTTCACCCTTAAAGGGGAGGGCCTGGCTTCCTCCTTTGGATACGATCTGACTGTACTGGACCTCAATGGGGACGGGTAAGAGTCCAGATTGACCCACAGACAGTTCAACTCTCCTCTCACTTTAATTTTGACTGTCCTCTTCTGAGTCTGTGGTCTTCTTGTTCGTTAGCTGGGATGACATAGTTGTTGGAGCCCCTCAGTACTTTGAGAAGGACTCGGAAATTGGAGGAGCTGTCTACGTTTACATCAACCAGGCTGGAAAGTGGGACCAAGTTGAACCAAAAAGAATAGATGGACTTGCGGATTCTATGTTTGGCCTTGCCGTGGAAAACCTTGGCGATATCAACCAGGATAAATACCATGGTAAGGAGGCATTATTTGTGTGCCTGTATGTGTGCAGTTGTTTACTCCTTTTATGGTGTAAAGATGCTCAAGCATACTACCTCGCTGTCAGATTTTGCAGTAGGAGCTCCTTATGAAGACAACGGGGCAGGAAAGGTCCACATTTTCCATGGATCAGCCACAGAAGGATTCAGAAAAAAAGCCACACAGGTGTGGAAACTAATACAATCACTTTCTAAAGCTTCCAATTTGAGACTCTCCCTCAGGGTTTTGCTTTGGATAATTAGGAAGAGGCCAAAACATATTTGGTGTAGATCAAACTGTTTTTGTAGGACTTTTATGTAGGAATTTCCTAATTATCATTTAAAGTTATATCAACCTAAAATCATGTCCGAATAGGCATCTTTCCAGTGGAACTGTTCTTTTTATAGATAATTGTACTCTAGTTGACACAAAGCcatctttctgtcttttatctacattgcacattttcaagatgtctttgaaagtttttgtcaaatttaaatagAGATTTTAAACTCTTGGAAGACAAAATAATGCATTTAGTATTTTGTTTCCATTGGACACCAAATTCATATGTCTCTTTTTATCCAGTAGCTAACCCACACCTTAACAAAACTTGTGTTTCAGGTTTTGTCCAGCAAGTCGGGAGTGAGGCAGTTTGGCTATTCATTAGCAGGCAACATGGACCTGGACAAGAACTCGTATCCCGACCTGGCTGTTGGATCCCTCTCAGACTCTGTCTTCATCTATAAGTGAGAAAGTTACAGCTGATGCATTGCTATGACCTAGCGCCGCTTAACAATATTTACAGAGAGGCTCACTGAATTGTTTCTCAACAGAACCCGACCAGTTGTTAGCATCGAGAAGAAAATCACTATTACGCCAAAAAAAATTGACCTCACCAAGAAGAACTGTCCTGAAGGCGTCTGGTAAGTCCGCCTGTCTCATCTTTCAACATCCTCCTTGCAAAGAATTACTGGCAATTCTAACTTAGTTATATAAATCTAATTGGTTACAAAATGATGtactttttgtaaaatcttcCAGAAATACTGCTAGAAATATTACTTAGTCTTTCTTAAGTTTTGTCTCTttccatttttcacatttctgtgttgCCTCGATTGTAGATTTGTTCAAATTGACTAAATACAATCCTGGAAAACCAAATAATAGTCTCTGAACTTGTGTTTAGTAAATATAGTTGAAAACTAATCAGATGTCTATTTTCTTATAGCAAAAGACTTTGACAGGGATCTTTTTCATGCTACTTTGTGCCAATATCAAATTTTATACCTAATATGTGCTTTTAACGTTTTGCTTAAACATGAACTTGCCAGAGATAATGTATgtctgattttagtttaactttttgttttcacagcctGAAAGTTGAAGCATGCTTCAGCTACACTGCTGGCGCACAGAGCTCTTCTGCCCCGCTGGGTGAGCAGAAcctcattttcctttcaaatcATTTTGCTAAAACAGTTatctttattgcattttcacAATGTAGATATCAGCAGTATGAAATGAAAAACGTGTTTGCCTCCTTGTAtatccgtttttattttttagtctaaatgtttcattcaaCATTTCTATGGAATGGAGAGTCTTATCGTGCAAGCAAACAACCACACCTAATTGCTTCTCTTCAAGAAATCACTTAGACACAATCCTTTTGCCAACACGAAGCACGCCAAAAGATCACAAACTCCAACACAGATTGGCATAATCCCTCAACCTAGAGAAATTCAAGAACCTAGAATGTGTTGAGTAGATCACCAAGGCTTTGGGACATCAGTGAACCACAGCAGAAGCCTGAatgcacaaatgaaacaaacaggcTGCACAGTTGGCAGCACTTttgccttacagcaagaaggtccgGGGTTcgaacatgactgtcaggttaattagtcTCTCTAAACTCTCCTTAGCTgtgggtgtgtgcatgtatggTTGTATGTCTGACCCCTCTTATGAGCATGAAGATAACggaaggatggaaaaaaaaaccaaacaaacaaaaaaaaaaacatggaacagtaCTGAATCCAGTGGCAGACCCAAACAAATTAACAATGGGAGTGCATCCAGAACTTATCCACGAAGTCACAAAAGAACCATGAACCATAATCTCAATAGTCAAGGTCcatgattcaacaataagagAGACAATGACAACTATAAGAGAGTGCCAAGAGCAAAACAACTGACCCAAAGGACCCAAAAGCCTGCatcatataaaaaaagttatatatatatatttatatatatatatatatatatgtatattttttgatgCGTTACATCAAAAATATCTTGTTGACTCTAAAGACTTTAGTGAAATCATTATCTGGTTTGACTAAACATAAGATGAACTTATTGGAAAGTatattttctgttacattttgttacaaactaacagcatttcagaaaaacatcatgCCCACTATTAAACGTGATGGTAGCAATTACCCTGCTCAGTTGTAAATTTCTTTAACTGTATGATTAACAGTATGATTTTTCTGATGTAAATTACTGAACAGTCTATCATAATTATGTTGTGTAAATTTGCACATAAATATCTTTTTCTTGTGCTGCATCCCCTCTTGTGTTGCATTTAGCGATGAAGTACAATTTTGAAGTGGATGCTGATCGCACGAAAGACAATCTTGAGCCCAGGGGGACATTTAAAGATGAGGAAAATCTCTCTACCGGGCTCATTACCATGGATGCAAAAGAGCCACAAAAATGTATCACTCGTACTCTTGTCGTTAAGGTATACATCTATGCACGTCTTTCCTGGTTGCTTATCTAAAAAATGTACTGTGTGACATGATAATAATTGTCCTCTTAACAGGACAATATTAAGGACAAGCTACGTGGGCTCCCCATCGACGTTTCTGTGAACATCCAGAATGCTAAACGTAAGCGCAGACAGGCCCAAGACGCTCAACTTGCACCTGTCCTGGATCCCAAAGACGCAGAACCATTTCGATCAAACGTACGTTTGCGTATTCTCGTTGTATATGTAAAATGATCACGCCTGGCTTTAACAGTGCTTCTGATGTGCATCAACATGCTTGCAGGTGGCATTTTTGAAGGATGGATGTGGCGACGATGACGTGTGCACTAGCAACCTGATGCTAAAACGTTATCGCTATGTCTACAAGGACGGAGCTgactttcattcttttgaaaTGTAAGAGGATCAGATAGAACCAATGATAAGTCtaggaaggttttttttatactgaaGCAAACAAAGCTACACTGTTCAGCATATGGGCTGTTGATATTTGCCTGTAATGCAATGTGTTTAAAGGGAAAATGGAGTACCAGTGATCTCGCTAAGTGGCCAAAAAAGCGCTGCCCTGGAAGTGACAGTGGCCAATCCAAAGGGAGAAGATGCATATGAAGCTTTTGTGGTTGCTAACTTCCCCAGATCTGTGACCTACGCTAGATACGACCTTAAAGCTGGAGTGAGTTACTCTTATCTGATAATCAGTCTCCCGCACATGTACTTTCTGGTTCTAAATGGCGAGTTGTCATTGATTGCAGCAAGTCTCCTGCAACCCAAACCTAAATGGATCTAAGGTCGACTGTGAAGTTGGGAACCCTTTGAAACGTGACTCAGAGGTCAGACAAAGCACctatttaagtttaaataatgtagaaaccaataagtcaataaatttgaattttattgaaaagtctATTTCAGGTAGTTTATCAGTAAGTGAAACACATGAATATTTGacagcctttatttctgttattatgattttccacttacatcTAATGCAAATATGATATCTTTAGAATATTACCCcagaccaataaaaagaaaacatgtatgttttttaCCTGCTTTTAggatgttattttaaaaggttCTTTTAATCTGTCGAACAAGTCTCATcatactgtaatttatttaatatacgTGTTTGCTCATAGACAACTTTCTACATCCTGTTCGATATCACCAACACGACCGAAGTGGAAATTGAGCTCAAGTTAAAAACGTAAGTGTCTGATTCTGCTTCTGTAAACTCTTGGGTGGCTTTTAGTTCACTTCTTTTAGCGTAGATCTTGTGTACATTTTTATCAGGACAAGCACGCAGCAGAATCTGATGAATGTGAAAGCAAAGGCCCAGGTGGCCATCAGACTCATTTTGTCCCTATCAGGGTAAGACATTTTCACATGGAAGAAACACAGCCGTGTACCAATTCAGCCAACTGACCGCAAACTGCTTTCTTTCCAGGCAAGTTGAACCATCTCAGGTCTACTACAATGGAGACGCCAAAGGAGTGACGGACGTTAAGACTGAAAGTGACATTGGCAGTGCCATCAAATACTGGTTCACTGTGAGTATAGAACAGAGTCCACCCTGTCTGATGCCACAAgcatgtacatttaaaaaaaagaaaaaagctgataATTGTTTCATACAAACAGACATCTACCCATCTGGccatgtgtaaaaaaacaaataaatcgaGCTTTACTTTCAAGTTGTTAATTCTAAACATGACCTTGCCTTTTTTGTACTTACAATACCTTTATATATTCAGTGATGTCATCCCAAATTTTAGACTTATATATTTTCAAGGTATGAACTGATGTTCCCATTAAAACAGATAATCAACCGAGGAAAGCGACTGAAAGACATTGGACAAGTCACCCTCCACATAGACTGGCCAAAGATGACAGACAAAGACAATCATCTGCTCTACCTGATGACGATCAACTCCACAGGACTGAAGAACATACAGTGCTCTCCCAAAGAGGAGATCAACCAACTTGGAAAGGTGAGGAAAAAGGTGAATCAAGCAGAAGGCCACTGTACGGACTAATTAGACCGAGCCGAGAAATGAGTGTGAATCAAGTCCAGAGGTCTGATCTGGAAATGGTTTGGAATCTGACCAGCCCTTTCCCAGAGCGTCTATCTGGGATGTAATTAGAGGTGCTGTGGTTAAAGGTTTCCTGGTGGTGACAGTCAGATGTGTCTCTTAGGAGGACATAATAAGAAAACCATGATATCCAACCAGACATGTTGGATGTACTTCAAAAGATCCGAGGTGAAGTGGTCAGCTGACAGGGTTTGGACGTCTGACTGGAAGTTTTCTTGGTCGGATCCCTctggatttgttttgtcttatattTCATTATTCTATTATATTCGGGTCAATGGCGGTAGGAGTTTGTCTTGTGTACGGTGGGGTGCAGGTTTGAATACCTGCTCTGTCCTTGAGCAAGACATTTCACCTCCCCTGCCTGCTGCTGGTGGTCAGAGGGTTTGGTGGCACCAGTTGTGAAGTTTGGACTCCCACCTCGGACATTTAATCATTCAAATGGCTCCGATGAGACAGTGAAACTACATGGTCTTCATTTGCCTACTTGTCTGTTTTCAAGTGTCAAAAAATTGAAgtataattttgtgtttaatacATGGATTACACCgggttacaaaaaatatttttttggaagttgtctATGTTTTTTCTACTAAATTAGGACCATTTTGCATGGCTGAATCCTAAAATACATCCACTTTTCTCAGTcaggtcagatttttattcttattctaTTCAGAGAAATCCGATCTTCTGACTCAATGGgtgacatttttatgacattattaGTTCAttttaggagaaaataaaaagattctaacagagtgtattaattaaatgacacaaacttggatttctgtaaattggGTAATAAACACTGAGGAGGGCAAGTACATGTAAATTGAAGATTAAATCTTCATTGTGCAAAATTCAGGATATGAACTACTGATTCTCCGAACGCCTCGTATGCTTGGCAGCAGGGATTTCTCATCAGTGATCAGCCGCCATGACTGCATCCCAGCAACCCAAACTAATATGTAGCTTAGTTCATAAAGTTGACCCGATTGAGCAAAatcaatgtgatttttggaTTCGGCACATCAAAATTACCCTAAAACCtcagacattattttttttggctgttcGCCAGTGTTATTCCCTCTGACTGAATACATGTTAAAAAGGTAAGAACCaagaataattataatttatgtttgttttttttcttcttctttaagaAATCGgttaacagaaaaagaagagacaTTACCCAAGGAATCAATGGGACAATTTCATTCTACACTGGAGAAAAGAAGCAGGAGACTTTGGTATTACAACACAAGCACTTTCTTCTCTTCAGACTTTAAATACTGTACTTAACATACACTCCCCACCAGTAAGAGTAACGACACAATGATCTGTTTGT
This is a stretch of genomic DNA from Gambusia affinis linkage group LG12, SWU_Gaff_1.0, whole genome shotgun sequence. It encodes these proteins:
- the LOC122841092 gene encoding integrin alpha-6-like is translated as MEGCTTSGLWLFVLLLGCRRLSAFSFDTEKVLQRNGDPGSLFGFSLAMHQQVRPEDKRILLVGAPRAKALNNQKSNVTGGLYKCEISPNPSDCQRVMFDNDENLSTEIKENQWMGVSVRSQGPGGKIITCAHRYQDLNYQTRNIVGRCYVLSQDVTLKKSVEDGVEDGGSWHFCQYRNPGHQRFGSCQQGISVAFDLEHRYFIFGAPGAYNWKGLVHMEQRNDSLSLLGLYNEVAMETGGEQARKASDVPTPDSSYLGFSLAVGQALTNKGQLTVVAGAPRAYYSGAVVLLKKGSKDRGDMLEEFTLKGEGLASSFGYDLTVLDLNGDGWDDIVVGAPQYFEKDSEIGGAVYVYINQAGKWDQVEPKRIDGLADSMFGLAVENLGDINQDKYHDFAVGAPYEDNGAGKVHIFHGSATEGFRKKATQVLSSKSGVRQFGYSLAGNMDLDKNSYPDLAVGSLSDSVFIYKTRPVVSIEKKITITPKKIDLTKKNCPEGVCLKVEACFSYTAGAQSSSAPLAMKYNFEVDADRTKDNLEPRGTFKDEENLSTGLITMDAKEPQKCITRTLVVKDNIKDKLRGLPIDVSVNIQNAKRKRRQAQDAQLAPVLDPKDAEPFRSNVAFLKDGCGDDDVCTSNLMLKRYRYVYKDGADFHSFEMENGVPVISLSGQKSAALEVTVANPKGEDAYEAFVVANFPRSVTYARYDLKAGQVSCNPNLNGSKVDCEVGNPLKRDSETTFYILFDITNTTEVEIELKLKTTSTQQNLMNVKAKAQVAIRLILSLSGQVEPSQVYYNGDAKGVTDVKTESDIGSAIKYWFTIINRGKRLKDIGQVTLHIDWPKMTDKDNHLLYLMTINSTGLKNIQCSPKEEINQLGKVRKKKSVNRKRRDITQGINGTISFYTGEKKQETLSCGGGAKCVTMKCLLEDLDDKVTITLNSRLWNNTFVEEYSDLNYVDVMVSASLHVNSSTKIILEEGAETQVRLSVFPERRSARFGGVAWWIIFLSILMLLLLLALLAFLLWKCGVFKKNKDNPSDTEKLTSNA